GGTCCAGTCCTCCAGCCCGGTGACATGGTCGCGCAGGAACTCGCTCCTGGAGTAGCCTTCCTTGATGAGCATGTGGGCGATGCCGAGGGCGAAGATGCCGGCGGTGCCGGGACGGATCGGCAGCCACTCGTCCGCCTTGCCGCCGGTGACACCCAGACGCGGCCCCGCATGAGCGAAATACCCGCCGGCCGAGCGCATGTCGGCGAAGCTTCGGTGCAGGCTCATGGTGTTCGACGACGATTCCAGCAGCCCGCTGTCGAGCGACAGCAGAACCTCCGCATTCGCGAGGTCATAAACGAGCCGCCCGCTCGTCCCGTGCATCTGTTGGAGAACCTCTTCCATCGCTTGCTCGGCCGGCGACTTCATGTCGACAACCCAGGACGAGCCTGCCGCACGGGCCAGACGCCCCAGCAATTGAGAGGTAATGTCCTGACCGTCACCGCGGATCACCGCCACGCGACCAGGGCTGACGGCGACGGCTTGCAGCCGACTGGCGACGCCATTGATCGCCTCGCCCCACGAGATCCGCGCCCAGCCGCCGATGACGCTGCGATCGCGCTGCAGCGGACCCGCCAGACGATCGGGATCGTAGTACAGCTGAAGGCTCGCCGCGCCGCGTGCGCACAGGCCGCCGCGGTTGGTGGGGTGGAAGGCGTTGCCGGACACGGTTACGGGCTGACCGTTCACCAACCGCACCCGTAGACCGCAGCCCGACGAACACAGCTGGCAGATGCTGTTGGCCCACGACTCTTCCCTGGCTAGGATCAGCGGCGCCGGGCGCGTCGGGTTTGAACAACCCAGCAGGGGACCGAAGCTGATGAGCGTCGCGCCGCCGACGCCGCCGAGCAGGAACTCTCTTCGGTTCAGCATGGCCGGTCACCTGTGGCAGTGGATGCAATCTTGCGTCGCGCCACGCGTCCGATGGCACGCGAGGCACCAGTCCATGCTCTGCGTCACGAGCGGATAGGATGCCGGCACCGCGAGACTCGCCACCGCGCCGTGGCACTGCCCGCACTCGACTCCGGCCACGGCCACGTGTCGGCGGTGCGAGAAATAGACGTGGTCAGGGAGCTGGTAGATACGTCGCCACGGAATCTCCTCCCCCTTATCCGCGTACTGCCGCACTTTTTCCTCTTCGGGGCTGTCCGTGAAGGCCGCCAGATGGCACATCATGCACGTGTCCTTTGTTGGCACGGTGGCTGCGGCCGCTTTCTCGACCGACTGGTGACACGCATCACACGCGAGGCCCTTCTCGATATGGGCCTTGTGACTGAACTGAATCGGCTGGACGACAGCCGGCGGCAAGTCGCAGGCGCCGAGCAACAGTCCAGCCGCCAGCAGCGAATGTACGCGCGTCACTTGGAGGAGCATCCTTTCACGATCGGCATGGATCTCCTGCGCTCCCCGCGCGCTCTCCGCGAGTTCTCGCTCGATTCCGCGGGCGCATGGCAGTCACCTCCGGCGCGCAGACACAGCATGCGCGATGCCACCGCCGGATGCCGCGGGACCAGACGCTCCACGAGCGACGCTAGGATCGAGGCCGCCGCTGTGCCTGACAGATCGCGTCAGCGCACCTGACAGAAAGTCAGGCGGGCGGCATGATGACCTGGAGAGCAATGCCCCCACGTCTGCGACGTGGACCCTTGGGGTGAAACTCGGCAAGAATTACCGGACATGGCTGAGGGACGAAGGGCGTGTTTCAGGTCAGGGAGGCGACCGGAGACAGTACCTCCCTCTCCCCGCGTTTTTTTGTGGGGAGAGGGAGCAGAGCCGCAGAGATGCGGGGAGCGGCAGGCGAAGCGATGCCGGGAGAGCGATGGCGCCGAGACAGCGAGTTTCGGGTCAGCGGACCTGGGTTGCTCGCGGCTTCTCTCGACGCTCGGTCGAGTGTTTCGGCGGGTCGCCGGCACCGGCCGCCTGTTCGATCGCCTGCCACAGGCGATCGAGGCCGTCGCCGCGATGCGCCGACACCAGGTGCAGGTCGAGGCCGTCGCCGTGGCGCAGTGCCGCAGCCTGTCGTGCTGCTTCACTGCGAGTGATCTTATCGGACTTGGTAGCCGCCACAATGGCCGCGATCCCGTGCGCCGCCAAGAAGTCGAGTAGCTGTTGATCCTCGTGCGCCAAACCGCGGCGAATGTCGATGATCACCACGACCGCGCGCAATGCCGGCCGGCGTGTGAGGTAGTCTTCGACCAGCTGACGCCACTGGTCCTTCACCGCCAGCGGTACGCGGGCGAAGCCGTAGCCGGGCAAGTCAACCAACACCAGCGCTTCGTTGACGACGAAGAAATTGAGCTGCTGGGTGCGCCCGGGCGTCTTGCTGACGCGCGCCAGCTTGAGGTGACCGGTAAGACGGTTCAGCAACGATGACTTGCCGACGTTGGAACGGCCGGCGAAGGCGATCTCCGGCCAGCGATGGTGCGGCAGGTGAGCCACGTTGGTGGCCGCGGCAAGAAAACGAGCACGGGTCGTGAGCATGACAGGGGCGAGGTGTAGCAGTCAACTCGCCCCAGGACCAGCGCTGGACCAGCGCCCCGCCGCCGGCGCGACGCGGCGACCGAAATGCCGGAAGGGATCACGGCCGGCGGTGGACGGTTACGCCGCGAAACCATGGGCGGGCAGTGGTCGAAATAACGTTCCGCGAACGTCTTGCTCACAGCACAAGAAGTACGCGCCGTGATAGGCGCGACAGGCGCGGCCGAGAACTCAGGCCCGCCCTTGCCGGATGCTTGACCATTGCGCCGCAGCGCGCCGGTGAGGGTTAGGGTTGCTTGGGTGACGCCAAGCGGGCGCGGGCTTCACGCGCCCTGCTCAAGGGTGGCAGACATGCAACCATACTCCCGACGGATTTGTCGCACCCCCAGACGGCAACCGAGATGCCGCCGCGATCCTTACGGCCTCAGCCGGAAGAACAAATGCACGCCGTGCACGGTGGCCTGGTAGAGTGTACCGTCGCGGCGCAGGTCGGGTGCGGGAATCCCGCGCACCGTTCCGATGCCCGGATCTTCACCGTACACGAGCGGCGGCGTGAGGTGCTCGGGCGAGCCGATGGGCACGGACAGCTTGACGCTGAAGAGCTCGCGCCTGTTGGAGCCGTTCACATCGGAAACCTCCGCCACCGACATGCCGGTCACCGGACAGCAGGGGTCGTACCAGGCGGGGTTCCAACGGATCGTCGGCCGTGCGGGATTGCCCGAAAGGCAGACGGTGGCCGCATCGGGATGGCTGATCCGCAGGTTATATTCGCTGGTGAAATCCGCCTCGCCGAGGGGGATCGTCGTGACATAGCGGTACGGGGCGCCTTGGACTATGTCGAACCAGACCAGATCGCTCTGGCACTCGTCGTTTGCGCGGTACATGTAAGTGACACCAGTCCAGTTGCTGGAGACGACGCCGGGGTAGCGGATGTTGTAGCGGAACGACGTCGTAGCCAGGCCGAGCTTGGCGACGCTGATGATGACGTCGCCGGTTGGGACTCCGGTGATCTCGAACTTCCCGTTGATGTCGGTTAGCCCTTCGCCCACCAGCTGCCGACTCGGGTCCAAGACCGACACCCTGGCAGCGGGGACATACCCGTCCGCCTGCAATCCCGCATACTTGACGTCCCCGGTCACACCCGTTAACGGCGTCGGCGTGCGCGTCCGCGTCGCAGTGCCTCCGGGTGCGGTCGGGGTCGGTGTGGCGCTGGGTACGATGGCCGTGGGCGCCGGCTCGACGAAGAACTCCAACAGGTTCGACGATGCGCTGTTGCCGCCCTCGTCGAAGGCCTCGGCGCGGGCATAGAGATGGCCGTCGCTGAAGGCCTCGGCGCGCTTGAGGCTCAGCGTCCACTGGCGCGAACACGAGCCGGTGCGCCCGCACGGCAGCTCGGCGGGAAGATCGAGCGTGCCCGCGGGCTCGCCCGTTGCCGTCAGGACGATTCGGGTGAGCGCCCCGGTGTCGGTGGCGGTTGCCTTGAACTTGATGAAGCCGCCGGCCCGGAGATCGCTCTCCACCGTGCTGAGCGACACCGCCGGCGCGCCCGTATCCGCCACCGTGATCGCCAACGGCGCGATGGTGTCGGCAACGAAGGTATCACTGTCAGTTAGCGCTTCTGCTCGAATGCGTGCCGTGCCGAGACGTTTGGCGAGCACGGTGACGATGCCCAGCTCGGGATCGTCTTGCTGGATTTCGATCGCGTCGCTGTCCGTCCGCCATTGGTACTTGAAGCCCGACCCCGGCGAACTGGGGATGTCGCCGATATTGGGCTGCGCGATCGCGGTGCAGAGCGTCGATTGCCGATTCGCCGGATCGCTGGAGAACTCGATCTCCGTCCGGCCGCAGGCGATCACCAGGCCCGTGGCCGCGCTGGCGATCTGGATCTCCGAGGGCTCCT
Above is a window of Deltaproteobacteria bacterium DNA encoding:
- a CDS encoding cytochrome c3 family protein; its protein translation is MTRVHSLLAAGLLLGACDLPPAVVQPIQFSHKAHIEKGLACDACHQSVEKAAAATVPTKDTCMMCHLAAFTDSPEEEKVRQYADKGEEIPWRRIYQLPDHVYFSHRRHVAVAGVECGQCHGAVASLAVPASYPLVTQSMDWCLACHRTRGATQDCIHCHR
- a CDS encoding YihA family ribosome biogenesis GTP-binding protein produces the protein MLTTRARFLAAATNVAHLPHHRWPEIAFAGRSNVGKSSLLNRLTGHLKLARVSKTPGRTQQLNFFVVNEALVLVDLPGYGFARVPLAVKDQWRQLVEDYLTRRPALRAVVVIIDIRRGLAHEDQQLLDFLAAHGIAAIVAATKSDKITRSEAARQAAALRHGDGLDLHLVSAHRGDGLDRLWQAIEQAAGAGDPPKHSTERREKPRATQVR